GATACATAATGCCTCTTGATGACCTACCTGGCATTGAAAATATCAATGAACAGTACTTGGATGCGGCAAGAGGAACTGACGGAAAAGTTTATGGAGTACCTTTATCATTAAATTCAGGTGTTATTTGGTATAACACCAAGCTATTTGAAGAGAATGGTATTGATATCCCTACTACATGGGAAGAATTTTTAGCAGCTTGTGAAGAATTAAAACAAAACGATATTATTCCGATTGCGCAATCAGGAAGAGCTGCCTATGTTCTTTCATTACTTCATGGGGTAGTTGCTCCAACAGCTTATGATGGTAATGAATTCGTAACAGATGTATTAGAGAATGGTGCAACATTAGAAGATTCTAGATTTGTAGAATCGGTTGAGAGAATGCAAGAATTAGTTCCATATTTTCCTGAGAATTTCATAGCTCTAGAGGATAATGATGCGAAAACTTTATTCTTTACTGAACAAGCAGCTATGTATATCAATGGAGACTACAGATTAGCAACATTTGAAGAAACAGCTCCAGATTTACCAATTGGGGTAATTCCTGGTCTTGCAGCTGAAAAAGGTGAAGACCCAGTTGTAATGACATGGGTAGACGGATCTTATGCAGCTGTACAAAATACGGATCATCCAGAAGAAGCTAAATTATTTATGGAATTCCTAGCTTCACAAGAGTTTGGAAAAATCTTCAGTGATGGTGTGAATCGTTTAAGCGCCATTAATGGTGTAGAAGCTGAGCATCCAATCGTTAAACAAATTGCTGCAGCAAGTGATAAGAGTGCTACTCCTTACCTAATGCTTGTACATTTTGGTGAAGGTGAGCCTACAACAAAGACTGTTTTTGAAAATGCTCTTCAAGGAATGTTCCTAGGTGAAATTTCAATTGAGGATGTCATTAAACAAGCACAAGAAAATGCAGATCGAGCAGCAGCTGAATAAATTCGAATCATAATAGGGAAGTGGCCGGCCTTTAAAAAGGTCGGCCCTTCATTTCATAAGGAGGGATATCATGCCAGAGATTAAACCTAACACATCCGTTCAGTTACCAAAGACTCCTTTAAAAAAGAAACGTAACTATCGAAAGCATTTAGTCCATTTATTTTTACTTCCAGCGGTCCTATTATATGGTGTTTTTCAACTGTATCCTTTGATGACAGCGGTAGTGAACAGTTTTTATTCCTGGGATGGCTTTGTAAAGGATTCGTTTATCGGGTTTGAAAACTTCATTACATTGCTAACAGAATCACCCCATAAAGAAACGTTCCTTAATGCATTTAAACATAACTGGGTATACTTTTTTGTCAATGTATTTTCCGAATTAGCAGTGGCATTTTTATTAGCTCTTTTAATACATAGCAAAATTAAAGGAAAAGAGTTTTTTAAAACGGTATTTTTCCTACCGAAGCTTTTATCCGTTATCGTCATTGGTTTCTTGTTTAGTTTAATTTTGAATCCAACGACAGGTGCTCTTAATACGTTCCTAAAGGCAATTGGTTTAGACTTTTTAGCTCAGCCATGGTTAGGAAGTATGGATACAGCATTAGTGACGGTTATATTCGTTAATAGCTGGGCTGGGATTGGATTCTCCATGCTTATTTTCTTAGCAAGCCTTCAGTCCATAGACAAAGAGATTTTTGAAGCAGCAAAAATTGACGGAGCTTATGGTCTAAAGATGTTATTTAAGATTACTATCCCAATGTCAATGAACGCTCTAATGGTCATGACCATTCTAACTTTTATTGGTGCATTTGAGACCTTTGAACTTATCTTTGCGATGCAGGGATCATCAGGTGGACCATATTATTCTACCGATGTTTTAGCTACTTATTTCTATCGTCTAGCATTTGGTTCAGCTGACGGTGGTCAGTCCATTGGTCTTGGTTCTGCTTTAGCCGTAATATTATTCCTTATTATCGCAACAGCAACAGCCATTCTATTATTCTACTTTAAACGAAAAGACTTCGAGAGATAGGAGGAGAGTACTTTGCGAGCAAAATGGCCGATTCAAACTGGTAAATATTTAATTTTAATCTTAACTACCTTAATCATCGCATATCCAATCTTTTTAATGATTATGTCATCATTTAAAAGTCAGCTAGAAATTTTCACTTCTCCTTTAGGGTTACCGAAGAGCTTTTCACTAGAGAATTATGTGACCGTTTGGGAAAAGGTGAATTTTTCAGGATACTTTTGGAACAGCTTAATCGTCAGTGTTTCTTCAGTATTCATTGTTATTTTTGTTTCATCATTAGCAGGGTTTTACTTGGCTAGATTTCAGTTTAAATGGAATCCCTTCATATTATTCTTTTTTATGATTGGATTGATGCTTCCTATGAAACTAGCTATCATTCCTTTGTATCTAATTATGAAAGACCTTGGCTTACTTAATACTTTGTATTCTCTTATTGCCGTTTACGTTGCAGGGGGAATTCCGTTTGCCGTCTTTTTATTCTATGGTTTTTTCCGTACTCTACCAAAGGATTTGGAACAGTCTGCTAGAATGGATGGATGTAACGAGTTTCAAGTTTACTATAAAATTGTCCTTCCGTTAATGAAACCATCAATTGCAATCGTAGGTATTGTAAATTTAGTTAACGTTTGGAACGATTTCTTCTATCCACTTATATTTATAAGAGATGAAGCACTACGCACCATTCCATTAGGGATGCTTACGTTATTTGGAGAATACGATACACAATGGAACTTGCTATTTGCAGGACTTACACTATCCTCGTTGCCGTTGTTAATCGCTTTCTTGTTTGCATCCAGAACCTTCATCGATGGATTAACGTCAGGAGCTGTTAAGTAATGGAGAAATGGATTACATTTGATTTGGACGGTACACTCATGCAAAACCCCTTCGTGGAGTGGGTTTTTCCAGAAATAGAATCGACTGTATTGGAAAAAGCAGGGGGAGAACTACAAGTTAAAGATGCGTTAGTTGCAGAACATAACCGAAGAATGAAGGAAAATCTGATAACGGAAGCCTATGATTGGGATGATATTTTAAAACAGTTTTTACAAGAGAGTGACATTGACCTTCAAATTGATATTGAGGAGCTTGTTATTAAGCATTCGATCCATCCCAAGGTTTATCTTTTAGAAAATGAGATTATTGACACCCTTTTAAAGATCAAGGGGAAGGGCTATCAATTAGCTGTTGCAACGAATGGATATTATAAATATCAATTTCCAGTTCTTGAAACACTCCAATTAAGTGGATTATTTGACCTTACGATTACACCAGAAGAAGTTGGGTATGCAAAACCTGATGTAAGGATGATTCAATCTCTGTCTAATAAAGGAAAAATTTTAGCACATGTCGGCGATCGGATTGACCACGATGTGAATATAGCAAACCAACTAGGAATTCCGTCTGTCTTAATCATGAGGAGACTTCCTGAGGAGTATACAAAACTCACGCCAATTGAAAGAGCTAAGCATCCGGGATGTATAGATTTGTGTAGGCAGAAATGGGAAAAAGAAACAAGAAATGAGTTTGGTCCATTTACTAGCGAGTTAGTTCCTACTTATATTATCCATTCTATTACGGAATTAGAAACATGCCTAACGAAATGATGAGGAAGGAAAACATTTATGCATAACGGTGGACTTACTCTCCTAAAAGAGTCTCTGCAATTTGTAAAACCTTCTGAGAGAAATGCTGCCCAATATATACTGGAACATCCAGATGAGGTTATTCACTATTCTGTTCAGCGACTTGCAGAAGAAAGCAATTCTAGTGATGCTGCAATCATTCGATTATGTAAAACCTTAGGACTTAAAGGTTTTAAGGATTTAAAAATAAGGATTGCAGGTGATCTACAATTAGCATCAACCATTCGGCATGAGTATAGTGAAATTGATCCTGGAGATGATATTCCGACTCTAATGAAAGCACTCGCCAATAACCATACAAGCTCATTGCAGCAATCCTATCAATCGCTGGATTATAGGTCCATACAAAAAGCAGTTGAGTATTTAACAAATGCAAATAAAATAGATTTTTATGCAGTTGGAGCTTCCCAATTAGTGGCTCAAGATGCTCAACTTAAATTTTCTAGAATCGGTAAAAGCTGTACGGCGTATCCTGACTTTCATATGCAGCTCATATCAGCTGTTAACCTGTCAAGTCGTGATGTTGCGGTGGGTATATCGTATTCTGGAGAAACAAACCAGGTTATTTCTGCAATGAAAGAGGCAAAGAAGGCAGGAGCTATTACAATCACAATCACTAAGTTTGGAAGTAATACACTGAATAGGCTTAGTGATTTGAATATAGGAATCATTGCTAATGAATCCGACATCCGGAGTGCAGCCACATCATCCCGAGTTGTCCAGCTCTATATTATTGATTGCCTATACACAGGTACAGTTGGCGCGAACTATGACCAAGCGATCCAAACATTAGAGAAATCTAGAAAAGTCATAAAAGGTGGTAGCACATAATGAAAAAAAGAGGTACTCTCCAATTAGATTGGAAGTACCTCTTTTTTTGCGAGTTATAAAGATTCTTCTTTGCTCTCTTGATAACGAACCTTTACGTGTTTCGATTGGCGTTTCTTCTTAAACAAATAACCTATAATTAAAAGTACAGCAACAGCAGCTAAGATAATACTTAACTCTTCTTTTACAAATGAAGCGGATGCGGCACCGTAAAAATAAAACAAGGTTCCGACAATATAGAATTTAACAGCCCTTCCAATGGCAGCATAACCGATAAGCTTCCAAAAAGAGAAATGAAAACAACCGGACAAAATCGTAAACACTTTAAAGGGAATGGGTGTAAAAGCACCAATGAGAATGGCGGCTTCTCCATTTTTGTTAAATTTCTCTGAAGCAGCATCAATCCACTTTTTCTTTAACAATTTATAAAGGACAGATTCCCCTAACACTTTCCCAATTAAATAACCAATGGGTGTACCTAACAAGCAAGCGATATAACCAATGGTTGCTAGCCATAGTGCATTGGATGGATCTAAGATACTTAATGAAACTTGGAGGAAAAAGGCTGGAATCGGAAAGATGATTGCATCTAGGAAAGAATGTAAAAACATACCGATAAAGCCAAACTTTTCAAAAAACTCAACGACCGATTCAACCATGTATTGTAACCCCTTATATTCAGTCTGTAGTCATAGAAGCTTCCTATGACCATCATATCATTTTTATCAAAAAAAATAGTGAAAAGTATGTAGAATTTTTTACTATGCTAGGAGTATACAGATGAAGGGATTCTTGAAGTAAAGGAATAGATTTCCAAAAACTCTATATTACTATCATATTTTAAAACTTTAGAACTACGACATGTTTTTTTCTAAACTCCTTTTAAAAATTTATATTCATGAACGATTTCGCAAAAGATAAAGGAAATCATGTTATTGGAGGCAATTTGTTATGCCCGAGCTTCCTGAAATGGAGAATTATCGACGATTTTTAGAACAAAAACTGAAAGGACAAATCATTTCAAGTGTTGAAATCAATCGAGAAAAATCCATCAATGTACCAGTTGACCAAATTATGAAAAATGTAGTGAAACATGAAATTACTTCTATCGAAAGAAGGGCCAAGCATTTATTATTTCACTTGGACCATGGAATGGTATTGCTGTTACATTTAATGCTAGGTGGATGGATGTTTTTTGGAACAAATGCGGAGAAGCCAGATCGAACGATTCAAGTTAAATTATCCTTTGGTGCCAATCATTTATTCTTTATTGGATTAAGGTTAGGGTACCTTCATTTACTGACAAAGGATGAAGTTGCGAATGAACTAAATGACCTAGGTCCAGAACCATTAGATGTGAGTTTTACCCTCCCTGCTTTTATGAACTTGGTTGAAGGTAGAAGGGGGCGATTAAAAACAAAGCTCGTAGACCAACAGTTTATCTCAGGAATAGGGAACTGTTATTCGGATGAAATTTGTTATCATGCCCAACTGTTACCCACACGTAATTTGAATGAGTTAGAGCAAGGTGAAACCCAGCAACTGTATCACTCGATTCGACATGTTTTAAAACAGGCTACACATGAGGGAGGATACATGGAGAATCCACTATACAAAGGTGACACATTGACTGGATCCGTTGTGACAAAAGTCTATGACCGTGAAGGTGAAAGATGTAGCAGATGTGGTTCAACCATTATAAAAGAAATGATTTCCTCCCGAAAAACGTTTTACTGTAAAGGGTGTCAAAAATAGTTGCAAGATAGAAGGAGATTTCATGAGGTTTGGATGTCATGTAAGTATAAGAAATGGCTATCTAGCTGCTGCCCAGCATGCACTGGAACTACAGGCTACTGCTTATCAATTCTTTCCTAAAAATCCGAGGAGTTTGTCAGTAAAGGATTTTGATAGGGAGGATGGAAAACGTTGTAGGGATTTTTGTGAAGAACATCAGCTAATTTCAATTACCCACACACCATATCCGACTAGCTTAACGCCTTCCCAAGGTAAAAGAGAATTAACCATTCAATCCCTATTAATTGATTTGGAAATATCTGGAGTTGTTGTCCATTTTGGATCCGAATAATCTACTTTCGAGTTATCACCTTATGATTGATGCTTTTTTCTTTTGATAAAAACAAACGTAATGATTAAAGCTAGCAACGCTAGAGAACCGATAATCCCTAGCATCCCATTATTTTCAGTAGTTGCAACGTCTTCACCTGCTGCTATTTCTGTAGATGTAGTTTCAGCTCCAGTAAGAAGAGTAGTGGCTTGCTGTCCCTCAACCACTTTAATGTCTTCCTCACCTAGTACTTCATACAAATAGTTAGCATGTTCTTCAGTGTATGGAGAAATTCCAATCTCTACATGATTCTCCTCAGGTGAGGTATGTGTAACAAACATACCTTGCTCCTCCAACTCCGCAGCATGATCTTCAAATAAAAATTGGTCAACTTTACTTTGTTTTTGTAAGATCTTCTCTGAACTTGCGAACGTACCGCTCAATTGTACAAAGACTAAGCAAAACCCCATAATCATTGGCATTAAGAACTTTTTAATCATTTTTTGTTCCTCCTCATGTTATTCTTTTAATCCCTCAGCGATTTTTACCGCTTCTTCTTGTGAAATAAGGCCACTAATCATGTAGTGAATGTTGTCCTTATCAAAATGTAGCTCAGAATCATAATCTGAACCGGATACATAGGCCGTTATCCCGTTTATCTCAACCTGTTGACTGCTTGGGAAGTACAATTCTTGCTCTGTTATTTCAGCAATTATTAAATAGGACTGTTCATCAGAAACATAAGTAAATATTACTTTCTTTTGTTGCTGATTGTTCACGGAAAGTGTATGGATACGTTCCAATTCAAAGCCCGTGGGAACATAGGTTGGAAGCAGGAGTGAAGTGCCTAAAATGTCTTTCGCCTCTCCCGCAGTCTCTATGTCTTCATCTTTTACATTTGGACCATCCATAGGCGTTGTTGTATCATCTTCAAACAAGAGTTGTGGCCCATTAGTAGGATTCTGTTGTTGGTTATTGTCTTGTAACAAGAATGTGCTAATTATGACCAAAATGCTTGCTACTCCAAGACCGATTGAATACAGCCACTTATGGCTTACCTTTCTTTTCTTTTTCAGTTCATGCTTACCCGTACCATTATTTGAAGCTTCAATCTTTCGTTTAATGTCCTCTTTCATTTTGGAGGTGAATTGGATATCAGAAAAAAGCGTATCGTCAGCCTCTGACTTTATCGTTTTCTTCAAGTCGTACTTCCGATGCTTCATTGATCGAATCCCTCCTTTTGTAATAACTTCTTTAACTGACCTCTTGCCCGATGTAACCTAGCGCGAATGGTGCCTTCAGGAAGACTAGAAGCAATACTGATTTCAACTGTTGAAAAATCAAGATAATAATAAAGGTAGAGTACTTCTTGGTGTGGCTTTGATAAGGAAACTAGATGTTTTAAAATTTCTGTTTTATGAAGCCGATTCATTACTTCTTCTTCAACCGTGTGATAATTGCTCGTTTTTAATGCGGTTGGATCCGTTGTTTCTTCAGATTTAAATGCTTTTAACCCTAATTTATCTTTACACAAGTTAATGGTAATCCTGATTAACCAAGTCTTCACACTGCTATTCCCTTGGAACTTATTCCAATTTCTATAGGCACGAATAAAGGTTTCCTGGCAAATATCCTCTGCTAGAAAACGGTCTTGTACATAAAAGAAGGCAGTTCTAAGAACAATTTGGCCATAAAGATCCATCATTTGTTCAAGTGCTTCCTCTGCATTTTTCGAGAAGTGTAAGTCGTTTTTTTTCTGGAAAGGCCTCTCCATTTGAACACCTCCGCACTATTAGACTGCCTTAGTCTAGTATCCGCTACATATATTTTGTATTTTATTGAGGGAATTTTACGCATTCGTTCCCTGAGTCGAGGAGAAATGTTAATAGAGGGAACGCAAACCCACGAAGCTGGACAGACTTCGGTGTAATATCGCTTCAACTGAATAAAACTCACCTTATAATACATCCTAATATAAAGGAACTATTGTCAAACATTGTATAAGGGGGAGTTAAAACGATGTCCTTAACACCCGAGCAAAGGATTCAATTACATGAATTTAATAACCTCACGAAATCACTAAGTTTTAATATGTATGATATTTGCTATACCAAAACAAAAGAAGAGCGAGAGAAGTATATTGAGTATATTGATGAGCAGTACAGCGCTGAGCGCCTTACTCATATTTTGCAAAATGTGGCTGATATCATTGGGGCTCATGTTTTAAATATAGCCAAACAAGACTATGTTCCACAGGGGGCGAGTGTGACGGTTCTTGTTTCAGAAGGTCCTGTTGTTGAAGTCCCTACGGAACAGTTCGAAGAGTCTCCTGGTCCTTTACCAGATAATGTGGTTGTCCAATTGGATAAAAGTCACATCACTGTACATACTTATCCAGAGTATCATCCGAATGAAGGGATTAGTACATTTCGAGCAGATATTGATGTGTCTACTTGTGGAGAAATTTCTCCTTTAAAAGCTCTACATTACATGATTCATTCTTTTGATACAGACATCATGACGATCGATTATAGGGTGAGAGGTTTTACAAGGGACGTAAATGGTCATAAACTTTTTATTGATCATGACATTAACTCTATTCAAAATTACATCCCGGATGAAATTAAAGAACAGTACGATATGATTGACGTTAATATTTATCAGGAGCATATCTTTCATACAAAGTGTAAATTAAAGGAGTTTGACCTTAGTAATTACCTGTTTGGTAAGAGAAAAGAGGACATTGAGCCTGAAGAAGAGAAAGAGATCACGGAAAGACTTCAGAAGGAAATGGACGAGATTTTCTATGGTAAGAATATGGATGATCATAGACATTAAAAGAGCCAGTGACTCTAACGGTTAAGAGTCACTGGCTTTCTATTAGTGATTTGAATGGACATTCCTAGAATCTTTTCTAGGAAAAACAAAATAAGAGACTGAAATAGCAAGGTCAATTCCTAGAACGAGTGTCCATATTTTTAATAGGTGAGTCAATGCTTCAGTTCTTGCATGGTCGTTAATCATGTAGACCATTAGAAGTAATAATGCTGCACCAATTAAATATGCGAGAACGTGTTTTAGCCAGCCGGCAATTTCATGCTTGGCATGGTCCAGTCCAAACCGTTTTTGAGGTTTTTCCCTTGTTTTTAAAATGTAATATTGAAACCTCGTGTCTGCCCATTGAATCATACTTTTTCCATAGGCAATGGAAACTCCAATGTAGATTGCGGCAATTCCATGAGCAAGGTTCGCAGTAGCTCCCCCTAACAAATCGTAACTCGTTGCAATCAATAACACCAGATCAATAAGAGGCGTTAATGCTAGAAATATGAACCCTAGCTTCTCTTTTTTCCAAATATATCGAATAAGAAGCCCCAGTATGATGACAATCCAAAACCCTATTTCACAGGCTACGATTAACCAACCAATTAAACTCACTCATTTTCCCCCTTTTGGAATCGGACCTTTCCAGTACAGTTGTATTATAAAAAGTATAACATCAAAATTTTAACAGTACAACTGTATTATAAAATTTGCTTGAAGTAGAACTTGCTTGATAAAATAGAATCATGCCAAAACTAGTTGATCATGAAAAACGAAAGAAACAAATTGCTGAAGCCACGTGGAAAGTGATTGTTGAACAAGGTATGAAAGGTGCCACAGTTCGAAATATAGCGAAGGAGGCAGGGGTTTCTCTAGGTGCACTAAGACATTATTTTTCAAGCCAAGAAGAATTACTTACCTACTCGATGGAACTTGTTAAGGTGAGAGTTACGGAAAGAGTCACCCAAATAGCGCTTCAGAACTTACCGCCTAAGGAAAAAGTGATAAAAATGCTATTAGAGATGATTCCTACCACTCCTGAAACTGTTGTGGAAATGGAAGTTTGGTTTTCATTTATTACCCAAATGAGGTTCCATGAACAGAAGGATAGTGGGAATCAGGACGGTATTTTTGAAGGAATTATTCATCTAATGGAATATTTAAACCAACAAGGCCATTTAAAGAAAGGAATAGATAAAGATATTGAAACAGAACGACTGTATGCGATTATAGATGGTCTAGCATTACATGCCATGTTAGAGCCTCAACGTTTAAATAAAGATAGAGTTACGTTATTATTAAAAAGTCACTTAGATGAAATTTGGAACGAAACTGAGAATTGAAGGTGTACTAGAAATGAATCCCATTCCAGACCGCATTATAGAGGATTTAGATATTTTATTTGTTGGGTTTAATCCGAGTTTACGTTCTGCTGAAACGGGCCATAACTTCGCCAACCCTAACAACCGGTTTTGGAAGATCTTGTTTGAATCTGGATTAACGGAAAGAAAGTATAAATCTGAAGAAGATACATCTCTGTTAGAAATGGGGTATGGTTTTACCAATATTGTAGCTCGCCCTACAAAAGCAGCAGATGAAATTACGAAGGAAGAATATAAAGAGGGTAGAGAAATCTTAAAAAAGAAGATCGAGAAGTACAAGCCCAAAATTGTTTGCTATGTTGGGAAAGGTGTCTACCAGCAATATAGTGGAAGAAAATCAATCCCTTGGGGCAAACAAGAGGAACCAATGGTGCCTGGAACAATCGATTTTGTCGCC
This DNA window, taken from Bacillus carboniphilus, encodes the following:
- a CDS encoding ABC transporter substrate-binding protein → MKIKGFLLVVMLMFASILVIACSSDSSDGDTTEKDTENESNENVTENESEKDPVELVMYSWRPEDREMYEEAIAAFNEQYPHINVVFQPYKSTEYNTILTNALVSGEGPDIIQLRPYSGAETIADNGYIMPLDDLPGIENINEQYLDAARGTDGKVYGVPLSLNSGVIWYNTKLFEENGIDIPTTWEEFLAACEELKQNDIIPIAQSGRAAYVLSLLHGVVAPTAYDGNEFVTDVLENGATLEDSRFVESVERMQELVPYFPENFIALEDNDAKTLFFTEQAAMYINGDYRLATFEETAPDLPIGVIPGLAAEKGEDPVVMTWVDGSYAAVQNTDHPEEAKLFMEFLASQEFGKIFSDGVNRLSAINGVEAEHPIVKQIAAASDKSATPYLMLVHFGEGEPTTKTVFENALQGMFLGEISIEDVIKQAQENADRAAAE
- a CDS encoding sugar ABC transporter permease, which gives rise to MPEIKPNTSVQLPKTPLKKKRNYRKHLVHLFLLPAVLLYGVFQLYPLMTAVVNSFYSWDGFVKDSFIGFENFITLLTESPHKETFLNAFKHNWVYFFVNVFSELAVAFLLALLIHSKIKGKEFFKTVFFLPKLLSVIVIGFLFSLILNPTTGALNTFLKAIGLDFLAQPWLGSMDTALVTVIFVNSWAGIGFSMLIFLASLQSIDKEIFEAAKIDGAYGLKMLFKITIPMSMNALMVMTILTFIGAFETFELIFAMQGSSGGPYYSTDVLATYFYRLAFGSADGGQSIGLGSALAVILFLIIATATAILLFYFKRKDFER
- a CDS encoding carbohydrate ABC transporter permease, giving the protein MRAKWPIQTGKYLILILTTLIIAYPIFLMIMSSFKSQLEIFTSPLGLPKSFSLENYVTVWEKVNFSGYFWNSLIVSVSSVFIVIFVSSLAGFYLARFQFKWNPFILFFFMIGLMLPMKLAIIPLYLIMKDLGLLNTLYSLIAVYVAGGIPFAVFLFYGFFRTLPKDLEQSARMDGCNEFQVYYKIVLPLMKPSIAIVGIVNLVNVWNDFFYPLIFIRDEALRTIPLGMLTLFGEYDTQWNLLFAGLTLSSLPLLIAFLFASRTFIDGLTSGAVK
- a CDS encoding HAD family hydrolase; translated protein: MEKWITFDLDGTLMQNPFVEWVFPEIESTVLEKAGGELQVKDALVAEHNRRMKENLITEAYDWDDILKQFLQESDIDLQIDIEELVIKHSIHPKVYLLENEIIDTLLKIKGKGYQLAVATNGYYKYQFPVLETLQLSGLFDLTITPEEVGYAKPDVRMIQSLSNKGKILAHVGDRIDHDVNIANQLGIPSVLIMRRLPEEYTKLTPIERAKHPGCIDLCRQKWEKETRNEFGPFTSELVPTYIIHSITELETCLTK
- a CDS encoding MurR/RpiR family transcriptional regulator, which translates into the protein MHNGGLTLLKESLQFVKPSERNAAQYILEHPDEVIHYSVQRLAEESNSSDAAIIRLCKTLGLKGFKDLKIRIAGDLQLASTIRHEYSEIDPGDDIPTLMKALANNHTSSLQQSYQSLDYRSIQKAVEYLTNANKIDFYAVGASQLVAQDAQLKFSRIGKSCTAYPDFHMQLISAVNLSSRDVAVGISYSGETNQVISAMKEAKKAGAITITITKFGSNTLNRLSDLNIGIIANESDIRSAATSSRVVQLYIIDCLYTGTVGANYDQAIQTLEKSRKVIKGGST
- a CDS encoding YqaA family protein, with the translated sequence MVESVVEFFEKFGFIGMFLHSFLDAIIFPIPAFFLQVSLSILDPSNALWLATIGYIACLLGTPIGYLIGKVLGESVLYKLLKKKWIDAASEKFNKNGEAAILIGAFTPIPFKVFTILSGCFHFSFWKLIGYAAIGRAVKFYIVGTLFYFYGAASASFVKEELSIILAAVAVLLIIGYLFKKKRQSKHVKVRYQESKEESL
- a CDS encoding Fpg/Nei family DNA glycosylase, which encodes MPELPEMENYRRFLEQKLKGQIISSVEINREKSINVPVDQIMKNVVKHEITSIERRAKHLLFHLDHGMVLLLHLMLGGWMFFGTNAEKPDRTIQVKLSFGANHLFFIGLRLGYLHLLTKDEVANELNDLGPEPLDVSFTLPAFMNLVEGRRGRLKTKLVDQQFISGIGNCYSDEICYHAQLLPTRNLNELEQGETQQLYHSIRHVLKQATHEGGYMENPLYKGDTLTGSVVTKVYDREGERCSRCGSTIIKEMISSRKTFYCKGCQK
- a CDS encoding LPXTG cell wall anchor domain-containing protein — its product is MIKKFLMPMIMGFCLVFVQLSGTFASSEKILQKQSKVDQFLFEDHAAELEEQGMFVTHTSPEENHVEIGISPYTEEHANYLYEVLGEEDIKVVEGQQATTLLTGAETTSTEIAAGEDVATTENNGMLGIIGSLALLALIITFVFIKRKKHQS
- a CDS encoding DUF4367 domain-containing protein, with the protein product MKHRKYDLKKTIKSEADDTLFSDIQFTSKMKEDIKRKIEASNNGTGKHELKKKRKVSHKWLYSIGLGVASILVIISTFLLQDNNQQQNPTNGPQLLFEDDTTTPMDGPNVKDEDIETAGEAKDILGTSLLLPTYVPTGFELERIHTLSVNNQQQKKVIFTYVSDEQSYLIIAEITEQELYFPSSQQVEINGITAYVSGSDYDSELHFDKDNIHYMISGLISQEEAVKIAEGLKE
- a CDS encoding sigma-70 family RNA polymerase sigma factor; its protein translation is MERPFQKKNDLHFSKNAEEALEQMMDLYGQIVLRTAFFYVQDRFLAEDICQETFIRAYRNWNKFQGNSSVKTWLIRITINLCKDKLGLKAFKSEETTDPTALKTSNYHTVEEEVMNRLHKTEILKHLVSLSKPHQEVLYLYYYLDFSTVEISIASSLPEGTIRARLHRARGQLKKLLQKEGFDQ
- the speD gene encoding adenosylmethionine decarboxylase, with the protein product MSLTPEQRIQLHEFNNLTKSLSFNMYDICYTKTKEEREKYIEYIDEQYSAERLTHILQNVADIIGAHVLNIAKQDYVPQGASVTVLVSEGPVVEVPTEQFEESPGPLPDNVVVQLDKSHITVHTYPEYHPNEGISTFRADIDVSTCGEISPLKALHYMIHSFDTDIMTIDYRVRGFTRDVNGHKLFIDHDINSIQNYIPDEIKEQYDMIDVNIYQEHIFHTKCKLKEFDLSNYLFGKRKEDIEPEEEKEITERLQKEMDEIFYGKNMDDHRH
- a CDS encoding TetR/AcrR family transcriptional regulator, with the translated sequence MPKLVDHEKRKKQIAEATWKVIVEQGMKGATVRNIAKEAGVSLGALRHYFSSQEELLTYSMELVKVRVTERVTQIALQNLPPKEKVIKMLLEMIPTTPETVVEMEVWFSFITQMRFHEQKDSGNQDGIFEGIIHLMEYLNQQGHLKKGIDKDIETERLYAIIDGLALHAMLEPQRLNKDRVTLLLKSHLDEIWNETEN
- the mug gene encoding G/U mismatch-specific DNA glycosylase; the protein is MNPIPDRIIEDLDILFVGFNPSLRSAETGHNFANPNNRFWKILFESGLTERKYKSEEDTSLLEMGYGFTNIVARPTKAADEITKEEYKEGREILKKKIEKYKPKIVCYVGKGVYQQYSGRKSIPWGKQEEPMVPGTIDFVAPSSSGLVRMKIEEVIGIYKELPLILHAIHDHR